The Denticeps clupeoides chromosome 5, fDenClu1.1, whole genome shotgun sequence genome includes a region encoding these proteins:
- the cox6b2 gene encoding cytochrome c oxidase subunit 6B2: protein MAEAVEEKIKNYRTAPFDARFPNTNQTRNCYQNFLDYHRCNKALTTKGQDTSPCEWYQKVYKSLCPMSWVEKWNGQIEDGSFPGKI, encoded by the exons ATGGCAGAAGCTGTGGAGGAGAAGATAAAGAACTACAGGACGGCACCTTTTGACGCCCGCTTCCCCAACACCAACCAGACGCGGAACTGCTATCAGAATTTCCTTG ACTACCACAGATGTAACAAGGCTCTGACCACTAAGGGCCAGGACACATCTCCTTGCGAATGGTACCAGAAAGTGTACAAAAGCCTTTGCCCCATGAGTTGG GTTGAAAAATGGAATGGCCAAATTGAAGATGGAAGCTTCCCTGGGAAGATCTAA